CATTGCGCGGCGCGAGCAGCCGCGCGACCTCGGCCGAATTGGTCACGACCGTGAGACGCGCATGCGACTCGAGCGCCTGCGCGATATGCACGCAGGTCGTGCCGCCGTCGAGCATCAGCGAATCGCCATCGCCGATCAGTTGCGCGACGCGCGCTGCGATCGCGCGCTTCGCGTCGCGCTGTTCCACCATGCGACGCCTGAACGGCGGTTCGTCCAGTTGCGCAGGCAGCATGATGCCGCCATGCACCTTGACGAGCAGTCCCTCGGCCACGAGCGGCTTGAGATCGCGCCGGATCGTTTCGTCGGATACCGCGAAGGTGTTGGCCAGATCGGTGATCGTGCAGGTCTGTTGCGCGCGGACGAGCCGCAGGATCTCGTTCTGTCGGTGAGTGGCGAACATCGTTGGCGGGATCTGGAAATTGGCGCCAGTCTAGCAAACCTGTCCGCCCGGCTCCAATACGAATCCATGCAATTCCACATTCATCCTCACCGCCCGCGACCGCATAGTTGTCGGGCAACGTTGCATTTCGGGGATTTTTGCGGCAAAGTACGCAGCAGCTAATTCCCACATACTTCCACTCATTTCCACACTCTTCCGCGAGCCTCCCCTCATGTCAACCCACCTTCCGACGCAGGCGCGCGTCGTCATCATCGGCGGCGGCATCATCGGATGCTCGGTCGCGTATCACCTCACGAAGCTCGGATGGACGGATGTCGTGCTGCTCGAACAGGGCCAGTTGTCATGCGGCACGACATGGCACGCGGCCGGTCTCGTCGGCCAGTTGCGCGCGCAGGAGAGCATGACGAAGCTGATCCGCTACTCGACGGCGCTCTACGCCGAACTCGAAGCCGACACGGGTCTGGCGACGGGCTGGAAGCAATGCGGCTCGCTGTCGGTCGCGCGCACGGCCGAACGCATGACGCAACTCAAGCGTACGGCGGCCGTCGCGCGCGCCTATGGCGTGAGCTGCGAGGTGATCGGCGCGAAGGAAGCCGGCGAACTATGGCCGCCCATGCGCACCGACGACCTGCACGGCGCAGTCTGGTTGCCCGGCGACGGCAAAGCGAATCCGACCGATCTGACGCAGGCGCTCGCGCGCGGCGCACGTCGGCGTGGCGCGCGCATCGTCGAGAACACGCGTGTTACTGCGATCCACACGCGGGCTGTATCGAAGGGCCGCGAAGCGAGCGGCGTCGCATGGCGCGACAAGGAAGGCAACGAAGGCACGATCAATGCACAGGTCGTCGTCAATTGCACGGGGCAATGGGCAAAGCACGTCGGCCGTCTGTGCGGCGTCACGGTGCCGCTGCATTCGGCCGAGCACTACTACATCGTCACGGAGCGTATTGCGGGCGTGCATCCCGACCTGCCCGTGATGCGCGACCCGGACGGCTACATCTATTTCAAGGAAGAAGTGGGCGGGCTCGTGATGGGCGGCTTCGAACCAGACGCTAAACCGTGGGGCATGAACGGCATTCCCGAGAACTTCGAGTTCCAGTTGCTGCCCGACGACTGGGATCAATTCCAGATCCCGATGGAGAACGCGCTACAACGCGTGCCCGCGCTGGAAACGGCGCAGGTGCGCCAGTTCTACAACGGCCCCGAGTCGTTCACGCCCGACAACAACTTCATGCTGGGCGAAGCGCCCGAGCTGCGCAACTTCTATATCGGCGCGGGCTTCAACTCGATGGGCATTGCATCGGCGGGCGGCGCGGGCATGGCGCTCGCCGAGTGGATCGTCGCGGGCGAACCGACGATGGACCTGTGGCCTGTGGACATTCGCCGCTTCGCGCGCTTCAACGGCAACGATACCTGGCTGCACGACCGCGTGAAGGAAACGCTCGGCCTGCACTACGCGATGCCCTGGCCGAACCGCGAACTCGATAGCGCGCGGCCCTTCCGCCGCTCGCCGCTCTATGCGCTGCTGCGCGACGAAGGCGCGTGTTTCGGCAGCAAGATGGGTTGGGAGCGTCCGAATTTCTTCGCGCCTTCGTTAGAAGAGGCACGCATCGAGTATGCGTTCGGCCAGCAGGACTGGCTCCCGTGGAGTGGAGAAGAACATCGCGCGTGCCGCGAAGGCGTCGCACTGTTCGATATGACGTCGTTCTCCAAATTTCTCGTCAAGGGACGCGACGCGCAAGCCGTACTGCAACGGATCGTCGCGAACGATGTCGCGGTGCCCGTTGGCACAGCCGTCTATACGGGCATGCTGAACGAGCGCGGCGGCTACGAGTCGGACTTCACGCTCACACGCGTCGCGGACGATCAATACCTGCTCGTCACGGGCTCCGCGCAAACCACGCGCGATTTCGACACCCTCGACAAGCGCATTCCGCACGACAGCCATTGCATGCTCGTCGACGTGACGAGCCAGTACGCGGTGCTCGCCGTGATGGGGCCGCGTGCTCGCGATCTGCTCGCGAGCGTGTCGAAGACCGACTGGAGCAACGAGGGCTTTGCGTTCGGACAGAGCCGCGAAGTGGATATCGGCTACGCAACGGTGCGCGCGACGCGCATCTCGTATGTCGGCGAACTGGGCTGGGAACTGTATGTGCCCGTCGAGTTCGCAGTCGGCGTCTACGAAACGCTGCATGCGGCGGGCAAGCATTTTGGCCTTAAAAACGCGGGATATTACGCGCTCGAGTCGCTGCGGATCGAAAAAGGTTATCGCGCGTGGGGACGCGAGCTGTCGCCGGATACCAATCCGTTCGAAGCGGGCCTCGCGTTCGCGTGCAAGCTCGACAAGGACATGCCGTTCATCGGCCGCGATGCACTTGTGAGGCTACGCGACGTGCCGCTGCAACGACGCCTCGTCGTGTTCACCGCCGATGGCGCGAGCGATCGCATGCTATGGGGCGGCGAAGCAATCCTGCGCGATGGCAAGGCGGTCGGCTTCGTGAGTTCGGCGGCGTTCGGGCATACGCTCGGCTGTCCCGTCGCAATGGGCTATGTGAAGCGCGACGACGGCGCCGCGCTCAACCAGGCCTGGCTCACGAGTGGCCGCTATCAGATCGACGTCGCCGGCGATCTGCTGCCCGCGACGCTACATCTGAAAGCGCCCTACGATCCCGCTTCTGCTCGTATCAAAAGCTGACGCACACAACGCGCACGTTAGCGCGTAACGATCAGCCGCAGAGCATCGCTGCGCGCGATATCGCGTGGCGTCACGCCGAGCAGCCGCTTCATCCAGTGCGCCATGTGGCTCTGATGCGAAAAGCCGGCTTCGAGCGCGACCTGGCTCGCGCTCAGCCGGCCCTGCAGCAACAACACCTTTGCGCGTTCGACGCGCCGCTGCACGACATGCCGATGCACAGGCACGCCCATCGTCTCGCGAAACAGCACCTTGAAATGCGGCACGCTCAGCTCGACGAGCGC
The Paraburkholderia hospita DNA segment above includes these coding regions:
- a CDS encoding DeoR/GlpR family DNA-binding transcription regulator; this translates as MFATHRQNEILRLVRAQQTCTITDLANTFAVSDETIRRDLKPLVAEGLLVKVHGGIMLPAQLDEPPFRRRMVEQRDAKRAIAARVAQLIGDGDSLMLDGGTTCVHIAQALESHARLTVVTNSAEVARLLAPRNENRVLMAGGELRADDASAVGESALAFFRQFHVRHAIVSVTAIDAKGRFMDAQPADAALARAAFSQAERRIVAADHTKFGHSALVHVFGADGLDTLVTDAAPAAGLSRVLAGAGVDVICASPAADDTNEEVV
- a CDS encoding GcvT family protein, which gives rise to MSTHLPTQARVVIIGGGIIGCSVAYHLTKLGWTDVVLLEQGQLSCGTTWHAAGLVGQLRAQESMTKLIRYSTALYAELEADTGLATGWKQCGSLSVARTAERMTQLKRTAAVARAYGVSCEVIGAKEAGELWPPMRTDDLHGAVWLPGDGKANPTDLTQALARGARRRGARIVENTRVTAIHTRAVSKGREASGVAWRDKEGNEGTINAQVVVNCTGQWAKHVGRLCGVTVPLHSAEHYYIVTERIAGVHPDLPVMRDPDGYIYFKEEVGGLVMGGFEPDAKPWGMNGIPENFEFQLLPDDWDQFQIPMENALQRVPALETAQVRQFYNGPESFTPDNNFMLGEAPELRNFYIGAGFNSMGIASAGGAGMALAEWIVAGEPTMDLWPVDIRRFARFNGNDTWLHDRVKETLGLHYAMPWPNRELDSARPFRRSPLYALLRDEGACFGSKMGWERPNFFAPSLEEARIEYAFGQQDWLPWSGEEHRACREGVALFDMTSFSKFLVKGRDAQAVLQRIVANDVAVPVGTAVYTGMLNERGGYESDFTLTRVADDQYLLVTGSAQTTRDFDTLDKRIPHDSHCMLVDVTSQYAVLAVMGPRARDLLASVSKTDWSNEGFAFGQSREVDIGYATVRATRISYVGELGWELYVPVEFAVGVYETLHAAGKHFGLKNAGYYALESLRIEKGYRAWGRELSPDTNPFEAGLAFACKLDKDMPFIGRDALVRLRDVPLQRRLVVFTADGASDRMLWGGEAILRDGKAVGFVSSAAFGHTLGCPVAMGYVKRDDGAALNQAWLTSGRYQIDVAGDLLPATLHLKAPYDPASARIKS